In Dama dama isolate Ldn47 chromosome X, ASM3311817v1, whole genome shotgun sequence, one genomic interval encodes:
- the LOC133052428 gene encoding uncharacterized protein CXorf49 homolog: MSSPDDEVSVSGAGFSSERGEQTSGLEAGSTAPRGPGPGPEPGAPQSGEGEGGDGFPDPEGIESEREVLEAGGPVLRGREGQPGSPADDQGDALQLADKSVAAILQQLTDLNVLGTRRYLFQESYAVGEVSALWDLEACPPSRGGAPQRCGETTQAEAIPLRVGGPKAGRACGSAKRGTKSSLNVAVDRQWAPAESPAGLLSDPESSDEFTEIEQMRVSIYHKDGGQAKFNRPEDPGNTPRCSNVQGRENLLNVPGTCLSSAPRGLISVVERQGRQGNAEQQDASPPMKMQSVLWGKGGSLPSYPGVAVASATADAATDSGPRPTPRRKGVQEKKSLGGVSKPAAGRTFPSWGQGISATPLEPATFPPISGIPLLWRSKNYALVPWGAEESKHTVAGKKPVARQARELVAVMVVSGEDKDPNRDPFPKGQLTTDRPGPSCPWVHHGEPSGANLNIRGAQDSGNSEPVAMNKGEVRPRGPGPSGDQEPTDHPPRPKRQEQPRGRQGCPRCLVLQREIDDLKEQLASMRYLADKFQIV; this comes from the exons ATGAGCTCCCCAGATGATGAGGTGTCTGTTTCGGGAGCGGGTTTCAGCTCAGAGCGCGGAGAGCAGACCAGCGGCCTTGAGGCCGGCTCCACAGCCCCGCGGGGACCCGGCCCCGGCCCCGAGCCAGGGGCACCGCAAAGCGGCGAGGGTGAGGGCGGGGATGGCTTCCCAGACCCTGAGGGCATCGAGTCAGAGCGGGAGGTCCTGGAAGCGGGAGGGCCGGTGCTGCGGGGCCGCGAAGGCCAGCCTGGCTCCCCGGCTGATGACCAGGGGGATGCCCTGCAGCTGGCTGACAAGTCAGTGGCGGCCATCCTGCAGCAGCTGACCGACCTGAACGTGCTGGGCACCCGCAGATACCTGTTCCAGGAGAGCTACGCGGTCGGTGAAGTGTCTGCCTTATGGGACCTCGAGGCGTGTCCCCCCAGTCGAGGCGGTGCCCCCCAGAGGTGTGGGGAAACCACACAGGCTGAGGCCATCCCTCTCCGGGTCGGCGGGCCCAAGGCGGGCCGGGCCTGCGGGAGCGCTAAGAGAGGCACTAAGAGTAGCTTGAACGTGGCTGTGGATCGCCAGTGGGCTCCCGCAGAAAGCCCAGCTGGGCTGCTGTCCGACCCTGAGTCCTCTGATGAGTTCACTGAGATAGAGCAGATGAGGGTGAGCATTTATCACAAAGACGGAGGCCAGGCCAAGTTCAACAGACCCGAGGACCCCGGGAACACACCCAGATGCTCGAATGTCCAAGGCAGGGAGAATCTCcttaatgtgccaggcacttgccTGTCCTCGGCTCCGCGAGGATTAATTTCGGTTGTGGAAAGGCAGGGCAGGCAGGGCAATGCAGAGCAGCAGGATGCCTCTCCCCCTATGAAAATGCAGAGCGTGCTCTGGGGGAAAGGAGGAAGCCTGCCCAGCTACCCGGGAGTGGCAGTAGCATCAGCTACTGCAGATGCCGCTACAGACAGTGGGCCGCGGCCCACTCCTAGGAGGAAGGGGGTCCAGGAGAAGAAATCCCTTGGGGGCGTCTCCAAACCTGCCGCGGGGAGAACCTTCCCTTCCTGGGGGCAGGGAATCTCGGCCACTCCCCTGGAACCGGCCACCTTCCCCCCAATCTCCGGCATCCCGCTGCTCTGGAGGTCCAAGAATTATGCCTTGGTCCCTTGGGGAGCAGAAGAGTCCAAGCACACTGTCGCTGGGAAGAAACCCGTGGCTAGGCAGGCCCGGGAGTTGGTGGCAGTAATGGTGGTGTCCGGAGAAGACAAGGACCCAAATAGAGATCCATTCCCAAAGGGCCAA CTGACCACTGACAGGCCGGGGCCATCTTGTCCATGGGTGCATCATGGAGAACCCAGCGGCGCCAACCTCAACATCCGAGGCGCACAGGATTCAGGAAACTCAGAGCCCGTGGCCATGAACAAGGGAGAAGTCAGGCCCAGAGGGCCTGGCCCCTCAG GTGACCAGGAACCAACTGACCATCCCCCAAGACCAAAAAGGCAGGAGCAGCCACGCGGAAGGCAGGGCTGTCCTCGG TGTCTGGTGCTACAGAGAGAAATAGATGACCTTAAGGAGCAACTTG CCTCCATGCGGTACCTGGCTGACAAGTTCCAGATCGTTTGA